CGGCCAGCTCCAGGATTTCAGCCGTCAGATACTCCAGCACCGCAGCCAAATAGACCGGCGCTCCGGCACCCACACGCTCAGCATAGTTGCCCTTTCTCAGGAGCCTGTGAACACGGCCCACCGGGAACTGCAGGCCAGCCCGGGACGACCGAGACTTCGCCTTGGCGCGACCTTTCCCACCGCCCTTTCCTCTTCCAGACATAGTCACAAGCACTTTCAGATAGAATGCTTCACTCCGCCCACATTGCGGCCTCTTATACCTTCGGGAGGAATGGTGGGGCGGCCATTTCTGATTGGTCCCATTGTTCAGCCCCGCCTAATGTTGTTTCAATTCCCAATCAGATATCTGCCTCATTCCCCAATCCGGAGAGGGCCTGGGGAGGAGGGCGGAAAGTACCGGCGCCAAATCATCAACCgcttttttttccaatttgaAGAGCCCGCCACTTTCCAAACAAAGGCGTATGTTTTATATGAAAAATGAAGtacaaaaaaaagtgaagaagTTTAAAAAACATTAATATAATTCAGTTTACAAGTGTATACTTCACACTGTCATACTCTCCCTCAATTGCCGTTCTGATTTTGAAAATGGAATATTTTCTAAACCTTGAGAAGAAGCTGAAATAAAACAGGCCAAACACTGCAGTCTGTAACCGGTCTTTTCACTTCACATTTCTTTAGCACACCAACATGCTGAGAAAGCGGCACACATCGTTCTTCCGGTTCAGGATCAATGAAGAACACGGTCTTTTAGATCTTTTAAAGATGTCCTCCCTTGTCGCTATCGATCAGATTCAgcaaaagctccacatttcagtccGGTAGCAGTGTTCTCTCGGTTGACTTTGAAAGTCTCTCCGACAACAGGAAGTGGAACTGAAGACGTGGGCACATTTTGTCTTCCACGGGTGAATATACAAGATGAAAAATGACTCACTGGCGCTAAATCCGCTTTCTTCACCCCAACCCCTATTAATTCGCACTGAAATTAAAAAATACCTCGTCAAGAATCATATGCAAATAAAACAAGAATTGGGTTCAGCTGTCTTAGGGAAGTTGTGGGTGGCTCTTATAAGAGCCTTTAGGTTGTGGATGGGTGTTTGTTTCAGTGCAGTGCGGTCCTTCACTTGGAGCTGGTGTACTTGGTCACCGCCTTTGTGCCCTCCGACACGGCGTGCTTGGCCAGCTCCCCGGGCAGCAGCAGCCGCACGGCGGTCTGGATCTCCCGGGAGCTGATGGTGCTGCGCTTGTTGTAATGGGCCAGGCGGGAAGCCTCCCCCGCGATGCGCTCGAAAATATCGCTGACGAACAAGTTCGTGATGCTCATGGCCTTGGACAAGATGCCGGTGTGAACCTGCTTCATCACTTTGTAGATGTAGAAACTTTCTCTGCTGGACTGCCACCTCTTCTTGCCGCACTTCGCTGGTGCCTTCTTGATAATTTTCGTCGCGCCCTTCTTGGaggcttgctgtgctttcttctcattttttttaatttcaaaagtatactttattcataaaataatgtgatggtctgtacagttcgtcatgccatacatacgtaaacatttacacagagatcaGAGTTTATcattttttatatacaggtctatacatttatcaatcatatgtccatatatttagctgaggcgtcagcagagcccaaatgaatGCAtggggccccctgttcttcttaggcaggcagatgttacactgtGGTCTTTCCTCACcgacagctgccccaagcttcagcgcatcccttcTGCAAAACTCAGACgcggtcaactccttcagctggaagatcaacaggtttcggaccgcccagagagcgtccttcaccgagttgtagatcctccaggcacagttctTCTCACCACCCATGGAGCTACTCACTTTCAGAAACAGAATAAGGGAAAATGGGCTCGGTCCGCCCCTTTTATAGACGGTGTCATCAATGCTaatgagggagggaggaaagcTGGGTTCCTGATTGGGTAGTTCACCATGACGATTTTCCCAAAATCTCAGTCTCTCTGATTGGTTACTGTGATTTGCAATGTGGATCTGTCAGAACCTGCAACGAAATGTGAAGTGGATGGTGATTCTGTTCCTGTCAGTCTGACTGAGGGAGATTTATTTTGTCCCTGTCACATAGAAAGCGACTGTGGTATTGGCTCTGTTTCCTTTTGCTCGTTGTTGTGATGATGTGAGTGGAAGGGTGTGTTTCTAGCTCCGCTTGTCTCTTTCTATTCCTCTGTATGGAATTAACACAGAACTTGTCACTGTGAAAAAAAACTCATCCGTTTGAAATTGCACAAGTGGAACCTGACCGGGAGTGTTTTCTACACTTGGACTTGATGCAACTCGTTCTCAATTGCACGGAGTTGaagataaatgaaaagaaaacgtTTCCATGTAATACTTCTCTTGAGTCACGAGTTGAGTGACGTCTTGACTGTGGGATGAATATATTTCTGAGAACTTGATTGATAACTGTGGGCCCAGAGACCTATCGATAACTGTGTGCTTTATAAGTACCTGCAGTGTAACTGAACCACGTTGCTGCACTTCTCATTTAGGCGTCTTGCTGATTCATGTAGGGATTTATAGCATTTCTCAGTCTTATGCGAATACCTGTTAACCAGCAACTGTTAGCATGCTAtatatgtgtcactttaactttGTATCTGTCGTGTCCTCATTTACACATTTGGCATTAACTCAACATCTGTCCACTGAGGCTCTGTTCCTC
This sequence is a window from Hemiscyllium ocellatum isolate sHemOce1 chromosome 49, sHemOce1.pat.X.cur, whole genome shotgun sequence. Protein-coding genes within it:
- the LOC132837147 gene encoding histone H2A-like encodes the protein MSGRGKGGGKGRAKAKSRSSRAGLQFPVGRVHRLLRKGNYAERVGAGAPVYLAAVLEYLTAEILELAGNAARDNKKTRIIPRHLQLAVRNDEELNKLLGGVTIAQGGVLPNIQAVLLPKKTSAAGSAKK